One genomic window of Phycisphaeraceae bacterium includes the following:
- a CDS encoding Eco57I restriction-modification methylase domain-containing protein — protein sequence MAAGHTQSRSDGSPARTAINSIQPFAHASAIAIRRALLNARGTSAMSHAAIDPEPVRRLLDGHDFVALFREHLGWDRHDHTMDVPVGSHTFRLGAVAEKRNFAVYLCSPDPRGRVPDRTTRDAIERVLAKTAHEHLVIFADKDRRHQVWMWVRRVPGKPASQQSYEWFKGQPTGQILQRVLPTLAIAFEDDDTTTLPDVRARVAAAFDVEKVTKKFFERFQKEHAAFHKFIDGIKVAADRDWYASVMLNRLMFCYFIQKKGLLDGDRDYLRNRLSRLQTTKGKDKFWTFYQHFLLRLFHEGLSTKPAQRSKDLDALIGRIPYLNGGLFDIHEIEERYDDIQIPDAAFEKLFKFFDEYRWHLDERPLRENNEINPDVLGYIFEKYINQKQMGAYYTKEDITGYISQNTIIPYILDQAAAACTIAFVPPAAPNAGGSVWRLLQDDPDRYLYEPVRRGVIDDTGDVVPLPEEIAAGVDNVSKRGGWNKPATDPFGLPTETWREHVARRERCLDLRRKLAAGEVSAVNDLVTLNLDIRQFAADVIERCEGPDLLRAMWKAVESVTVLDPTCGSGAFLFAALNVLEPLYEACLDRMGAFLDTLARDAAAAAEGKGRAPAPDTFADFCRILDRVGDHPNRRYFILKSIIVNNLYGVDLMEEACEICKLRLFLKLVAQVEEGLIEKIEPLPDIDFNIRSGNTLVGFANLQSVRAALAGRLDFGGEFDRISQQATAAAAEFERFRNAQTAYNADVAALVATKQALRQQLRTLEGSLNVLLAGEYGVPVDRAGALDKWRSRYQPFHWSVDFHAIMVTGGLSIIIGNPPYIELKELKGYTVRGYATEPAGNLYALVIEQCLSLLSPQGRLGMIVPVSSISTERYESLQRLLTARALWYSAYDDRPSRLFDGLEHIRLTIHLVAPPDAAPSMMATRYHKWSATERPTLFERLAYVPATPCLVPGTLPKLNFHTERSIIARLQTCRHRLSEFISRNGRHSIYYSRKVGYFLQVLNFEPEVLDGQGERRPPSEFKELSFRTRAEADAALCCLNSNLFYWFVTVFSDCRHLNRREVEAFPFDLGVLSAAQSERSSALARTLMNDLRAHSEQRRMKFKHDHLTVQCIIPKRSKAVIDTIDLWLAEVLGLSAVEADFVMNYDFKYRMGDSAADEEEDEE from the coding sequence TTGGCGGCTGGTCACACCCAAAGTCGCTCCGACGGCTCCCCAGCCCGCACCGCCATCAATTCGATCCAACCATTCGCTCACGCCTCTGCCATCGCTATTCGACGCGCACTCCTGAATGCCCGGGGCACATCCGCCATGAGTCATGCCGCCATCGATCCTGAACCCGTTCGTCGCCTACTCGATGGGCATGACTTTGTAGCGCTGTTCCGCGAGCATCTGGGCTGGGATCGGCACGACCACACGATGGACGTTCCGGTCGGCTCGCACACCTTCCGGCTCGGAGCCGTCGCGGAGAAGCGGAACTTCGCCGTCTACCTGTGTTCGCCCGATCCCCGGGGTCGCGTGCCCGATCGAACCACTCGCGACGCCATCGAGCGTGTGCTCGCGAAGACCGCCCACGAGCACCTCGTCATCTTCGCCGACAAGGATCGCCGCCACCAGGTATGGATGTGGGTCCGCCGCGTCCCGGGCAAGCCCGCCAGTCAGCAGTCTTACGAGTGGTTCAAGGGCCAGCCCACCGGCCAAATCCTCCAACGCGTCTTGCCCACGCTCGCCATCGCCTTCGAGGATGACGACACGACCACCCTTCCGGACGTGCGCGCCAGGGTCGCCGCGGCGTTCGATGTCGAGAAGGTCACCAAGAAGTTCTTCGAGCGCTTCCAGAAGGAACACGCAGCGTTCCACAAGTTCATCGACGGCATCAAGGTCGCCGCCGACCGTGACTGGTACGCCTCAGTGATGCTGAACCGGCTGATGTTCTGCTACTTCATCCAGAAGAAGGGGCTGCTCGACGGTGATCGTGACTACTTGCGCAACCGGCTCTCCCGCCTTCAGACCACCAAGGGGAAGGACAAGTTCTGGACCTTCTACCAGCACTTTCTGCTGCGGCTGTTCCACGAGGGGCTTAGCACCAAGCCCGCCCAACGTTCGAAGGACCTGGATGCGCTCATCGGCCGCATCCCTTACCTGAACGGCGGCCTGTTCGATATCCACGAGATCGAGGAGCGGTACGACGACATCCAGATCCCGGACGCCGCGTTCGAGAAGCTCTTCAAGTTCTTCGACGAGTACCGCTGGCACCTGGACGAGCGCCCGCTGCGCGAGAACAACGAGATCAACCCCGACGTCCTCGGCTACATCTTCGAGAAGTACATCAACCAGAAGCAGATGGGGGCCTACTACACGAAGGAAGACATCACCGGGTACATCTCGCAGAACACGATCATCCCCTACATCCTCGATCAGGCCGCAGCGGCCTGTACCATCGCGTTCGTGCCGCCTGCCGCCCCGAACGCGGGTGGCTCCGTCTGGCGGCTCCTCCAGGACGATCCCGACCGCTATCTCTACGAACCCGTCCGGCGCGGCGTCATTGACGACACTGGCGACGTGGTGCCGCTGCCGGAAGAGATCGCGGCGGGTGTGGACAATGTCTCCAAGCGGGGCGGGTGGAACAAACCGGCCACCGACCCCTTCGGGCTGCCGACCGAGACGTGGCGCGAGCATGTCGCCAGGCGAGAGCGGTGCCTGGACCTCCGGCGCAAGCTTGCCGCCGGGGAGGTGTCCGCGGTCAATGACCTGGTGACCCTCAACCTCGACATCCGACAGTTTGCGGCGGACGTCATCGAGCGCTGCGAAGGGCCGGATCTTCTGAGGGCCATGTGGAAGGCCGTCGAGTCCGTCACCGTGCTCGACCCGACGTGCGGCTCCGGCGCGTTCCTGTTCGCGGCCCTGAATGTTCTGGAACCCCTCTACGAGGCGTGCCTTGACCGCATGGGCGCGTTCCTCGACACGCTGGCCCGCGATGCGGCCGCCGCCGCTGAGGGAAAGGGGCGCGCCCCAGCCCCGGACACGTTCGCCGACTTCTGCCGCATCCTGGACCGCGTCGGGGACCATCCAAACCGCCGTTACTTCATCCTCAAATCCATCATCGTCAACAACCTCTACGGCGTGGACCTCATGGAGGAGGCGTGCGAGATCTGCAAGCTGCGACTCTTCCTCAAGCTCGTCGCGCAGGTCGAGGAAGGTCTCATTGAAAAGATCGAACCTCTTCCGGACATCGACTTCAACATCCGATCCGGCAACACCCTGGTCGGCTTTGCAAACCTGCAATCGGTCCGTGCCGCACTCGCAGGCAGGCTTGATTTCGGCGGCGAGTTCGACCGCATATCGCAACAAGCCACTGCGGCCGCAGCGGAGTTTGAGCGGTTTCGCAACGCTCAGACGGCATACAACGCCGACGTCGCGGCACTCGTCGCTACGAAGCAAGCGCTACGCCAACAGCTACGAACGCTGGAGGGGTCCCTGAACGTGCTGCTGGCTGGCGAATACGGAGTGCCCGTCGATCGAGCGGGCGCGCTCGACAAATGGCGATCCCGCTATCAGCCGTTTCACTGGAGCGTTGACTTTCACGCGATCATGGTTACCGGCGGGTTGTCTATTATCATTGGCAACCCCCCGTACATCGAACTCAAGGAGCTGAAGGGCTACACGGTGCGTGGGTATGCGACCGAGCCCGCTGGGAATCTCTACGCGCTGGTCATCGAGCAATGCCTGAGTCTACTTAGTCCGCAGGGCCGACTCGGGATGATCGTTCCAGTGTCGTCGATCTCGACTGAGCGCTACGAGTCACTCCAACGACTGCTCACCGCGCGTGCGCTGTGGTATAGCGCGTACGACGACAGGCCGTCACGACTGTTCGATGGGTTAGAGCACATCCGTCTCACAATCCACCTCGTCGCCCCGCCCGATGCGGCCCCCTCCATGATGGCCACGCGATACCACAAGTGGTCGGCTACGGAGCGCCCCACTCTGTTTGAGCGACTGGCGTATGTGCCGGCAACGCCGTGCCTCGTGCCGGGCACTCTTCCCAAGTTGAACTTTCACACTGAACGCTCGATTATCGCACGACTACAGACCTGTCGGCATCGTTTGTCGGAGTTCATCAGCCGGAATGGACGCCACAGCATCTACTACTCGCGCAAGGTGGGCTACTTTCTCCAAGTATTGAACTTCGAACCCGAAGTGCTGGACGGTCAAGGGGAACGGCGTCCTCCTTCGGAATTCAAAGAGCTGTCGTTTCGTACTCGCGCTGAAGCGGACGCCGCATTGTGCTGCCTGAACTCAAACCTCTTCTACTGGTTCGTCACGGTCTTCTCTGACTGTCGCCACCTCAACCGAAGGGAGGTCGAGGCATTCCCATTCGACCTCGGTGTGTTGTCTGCAGCTCAAAGCGAACGATCGAGTGCTCTGGCCAGAACGCTCATGAACGACCTACGGGCACATTCAGAGCAGCGGCGCATGAAGTTCAAGCACGACCACCTGACGGTGCAGTGCATCATCCCGAAGCGAAGCAAGGCGGTGATTGACACGATCGACCTGTGGCTGGCAGAAGTTCTTGGACTCTCTGCAGTAGAGGCCGACTTCGTCATGAACTACGACTTCAAGTACCGTATGGGGGACTCGGCCGCGGACGAGGAGGAGGATGAGGAATGA
- a CDS encoding efflux RND transporter permease subunit, translating into MKISEPFIRRPVMTILLMAALTLFGWLAYRRLPVSDLPNVDFPTIQVSAALPGASPETMASSVATPLEREFSTIAGIDSMTSTSLQGSTQITLQFALDRNIDAAAQDVQAAISRSSRSLPSEMPSPPSYKKVNPADQPVLYLVVKSDTLPLYQLNEYGETLLSQRISQLPGVAQVVVYGSQKYAVRIQVDPRRLASMGLGIDELASAIQERNVNLPVGAIEGAQQTLTIQATGQLMDAQAYRHAIVAYRRGNAVRLDQLGDAVDSVENNKTAAWFRASGEDGVRAIILAVQRQPGANTVEVVDSIKRMLPSFRAQLPPSVSIGTLYDRSATIRESVHDVKFTLVLTLGLVVLVIFVFLRNVRATLIPSVAMPISIVATFAAMHLLGFSLDNLSLMALTLSVGFVVDDAIVVLENIVRHIEMGKTPMRAALDGSAEIGFTILSMTLSLVAVFIPVLFMGGLVGRLLNEFAVTIAVAILASGVVSLTLTPMMSARLLKASAHAPHGHNARHGVMYRAIEWVFDSTLAGYAATLRWVLRWKLATVVASAAVLWATVYMFSVIPKGFLPSEDQGRILAQTEAAEGTSFQRMVGYQQALSDIVASHPDVESFMSSIGARGGQSTGSNVGTIFMRLKDRGARSRSLDEVMEDLRPKLAQVPGVRAFLQNPPTIRIGGQLTKSLYQVTLQGPDTAEMYRYAPLLAEKMRALPGLLDVTTDLQLKNPQLRVEIDRNKAAAVGVSPEQIELALSSAFGSREISTIYASNNDYKVIMELESRFQADPSWLDTLFVRSASGQLVHLTAVATLTRDVGPMSVNHSGQLPSVTVSFNLAPGTSIGTAVDAVTDLARRTIPATISTTFQGTAQAFQSSLAGLGLLLAMAILVTYIILGILYESFVHPLTILSALPFAGFGALATLLLFRVELSLYAFVGVILLVGLVKKNGIMMVDFAIEQRRERGLSAQEAIFSACLVRFRPIMMTTAAALMGTLPIALGVGAGAESRRPLGLAVVGGLLFSQLVTLYATPVFYIYLDRLQRHRAAEDHDLERASARTPPATFSSNGTKEGQGDMPGAFVHD; encoded by the coding sequence GTGAAGATCTCCGAGCCGTTCATCCGTCGTCCGGTGATGACCATCCTTCTGATGGCGGCGCTCACGCTCTTTGGCTGGCTGGCATACCGCAGGCTCCCGGTCAGCGATTTGCCGAATGTGGACTTCCCAACGATCCAGGTGTCCGCGGCGCTCCCCGGGGCGAGCCCCGAGACGATGGCGTCGAGCGTCGCCACGCCGCTGGAGCGCGAGTTCTCGACGATCGCCGGCATTGACTCGATGACCTCGACCAGCCTGCAGGGGAGTACCCAGATCACCCTGCAGTTCGCGCTGGATCGGAACATCGATGCCGCGGCGCAGGACGTCCAGGCCGCGATCTCAAGGTCAAGCCGGTCCCTTCCGTCGGAGATGCCCAGCCCCCCAAGCTACAAGAAGGTTAATCCGGCGGATCAGCCCGTGTTGTACCTCGTGGTCAAGAGCGACACGCTTCCGCTCTACCAGCTGAACGAGTACGGCGAGACACTGCTCAGCCAGCGCATCAGCCAGCTCCCCGGAGTGGCCCAGGTCGTGGTCTACGGATCCCAGAAGTACGCCGTCAGGATCCAGGTGGACCCCCGCAGGCTGGCGTCGATGGGACTGGGAATCGACGAGCTCGCGAGCGCCATCCAGGAGCGGAACGTCAACCTGCCGGTCGGGGCAATCGAGGGGGCGCAGCAGACTCTGACGATTCAGGCAACCGGGCAGTTGATGGACGCGCAGGCGTACCGGCACGCGATCGTCGCGTACCGACGGGGCAACGCCGTCCGCCTGGATCAGCTGGGCGACGCGGTCGACAGCGTCGAGAACAACAAGACAGCCGCGTGGTTCCGCGCCTCGGGCGAGGACGGGGTGCGGGCGATCATTCTCGCCGTGCAGCGGCAGCCCGGCGCGAACACAGTCGAGGTCGTGGACTCGATCAAACGGATGCTGCCGTCGTTCAGGGCCCAGCTGCCGCCCTCGGTGAGCATCGGCACCCTGTACGACCGGTCGGCAACCATCCGCGAATCGGTGCACGATGTCAAGTTCACCCTGGTGCTGACCCTGGGGCTGGTGGTGCTGGTGATCTTCGTGTTCCTCCGGAACGTCCGGGCCACCCTGATCCCGAGCGTGGCGATGCCGATCTCGATCGTGGCGACGTTCGCGGCCATGCACCTGCTGGGGTTCAGCCTCGACAACCTCTCGCTGATGGCCCTGACACTGAGCGTGGGCTTTGTGGTCGACGATGCCATCGTGGTCCTCGAGAACATCGTGCGGCACATCGAGATGGGCAAGACACCGATGCGGGCCGCGCTCGACGGCTCCGCGGAGATCGGCTTCACGATCCTCTCGATGACGCTGTCGCTGGTCGCCGTGTTTATCCCCGTGCTCTTCATGGGTGGACTGGTCGGCCGGCTGCTCAACGAGTTCGCGGTAACGATTGCGGTTGCCATCCTGGCGTCGGGTGTGGTGTCCCTCACGCTCACGCCGATGATGTCGGCCCGGCTCCTCAAGGCGTCGGCGCACGCGCCCCACGGGCACAACGCACGGCACGGCGTGATGTACCGCGCGATCGAGTGGGTCTTCGATTCGACGCTCGCGGGCTACGCGGCGACCCTTCGATGGGTGCTGCGCTGGAAGCTCGCGACGGTGGTCGCGTCGGCGGCGGTGCTCTGGGCAACGGTGTACATGTTCTCGGTCATCCCCAAGGGGTTCCTTCCGTCTGAGGACCAGGGCCGCATCCTGGCGCAGACCGAGGCCGCGGAGGGCACGAGCTTCCAGCGGATGGTCGGCTACCAGCAGGCGCTCTCGGACATTGTCGCGAGCCACCCCGACGTGGAGAGCTTCATGTCGAGCATCGGCGCCCGCGGCGGGCAGTCGACCGGCTCGAACGTTGGCACGATCTTCATGCGGCTCAAGGACCGCGGCGCACGGTCGCGCTCGCTGGACGAGGTGATGGAGGACCTCCGGCCCAAGCTCGCGCAGGTCCCGGGAGTGCGGGCGTTCCTCCAGAACCCGCCCACGATCCGTATCGGCGGGCAGCTGACCAAGAGCCTGTACCAGGTCACGCTTCAGGGCCCGGACACGGCCGAGATGTACCGGTACGCGCCGCTTCTCGCAGAAAAGATGCGGGCCTTGCCGGGGCTGCTCGATGTCACCACAGACCTGCAACTCAAGAACCCCCAGCTGCGGGTGGAGATCGACCGCAACAAGGCCGCGGCGGTCGGCGTGTCGCCGGAGCAGATCGAACTCGCGCTGTCGAGTGCCTTCGGCTCCCGGGAGATCTCCACGATCTACGCCTCGAACAACGACTACAAGGTCATCATGGAGCTGGAGTCTCGCTTCCAGGCCGATCCATCCTGGCTGGACACGCTCTTTGTTCGCTCCGCAAGCGGTCAGCTCGTGCACCTCACCGCGGTGGCAACCCTGACGCGCGACGTGGGTCCAATGTCGGTCAACCACTCGGGGCAGCTGCCGAGCGTCACGGTGTCGTTCAACCTGGCGCCCGGCACGTCGATTGGTACCGCGGTCGACGCCGTCACCGACCTGGCCCGTCGGACGATCCCGGCGACCATCTCGACCACGTTTCAAGGCACGGCGCAGGCGTTCCAGTCATCCCTCGCCGGCTTGGGACTGCTGCTGGCGATGGCCATCCTAGTGACCTACATCATCCTGGGTATCCTCTACGAGTCCTTCGTGCACCCGCTGACAATCCTGTCTGCCCTGCCCTTTGCCGGGTTCGGGGCGCTCGCGACGTTGCTGCTGTTCAGGGTCGAGCTCTCGCTGTACGCCTTCGTCGGTGTCATCCTGCTCGTAGGGCTGGTGAAGAAAAACGGCATCATGATGGTGGACTTCGCCATCGAGCAGCGGCGAGAACGGGGCCTGTCTGCTCAAGAAGCGATCTTTAGCGCGTGCCTTGTGCGGTTCAGGCCGATCATGATGACTACCGCGGCGGCCCTGATGGGCACCCTGCCCATCGCATTGGGGGTTGGCGCGGGAGCCGAGAGCCGGCGGCCGTTGGGCCTAGCCGTGGTCGGCGGCCTGCTCTTCTCGCAGTTGGTCACGCTGTACGCGACGCCCGTGTTCTACATCTATCTCGATAGGCTCCAGCGGCACCGTGCGGCGGAGGACCATGACCTGGAGCGGGCGTCGGCTCGAACGCCGCCAGCAACCTTCAGTTCAAATGGCACGAAAGAGGGTCAGGGGGATATGCCCGGAGCGTTCGTCCATGACTGA
- a CDS encoding sigma-70 family RNA polymerase sigma factor yields MQSVRDHLARHSFRNLFIEELGWDIASGDATAIAGPTSFTLRRIAHKRGVQAFTCELTPEQLTDRKLLRTIEAQLSQQAVEHVAIYFCEHLRQQCWQWAAVGPSGKRLRHREHPFTSRVPSDKVVARIQALAIAFEAEDATTLSDVSARLRTSFDNDPEFSSFFRGARWRVLSDALHRRWLQTQTDADLNAFLSIHLPLLPWAAKKFAPRRMEQEDAAAVAFFALRRAAQQFDPDHGAQFSTYATKAMMQWIGRLAPVYTDMIKCRSHRCRVFRQCERQAERLAVTSGEWRGRRLLEVLTLRRTTQPASVFRAVRHIDTLDDRSAPFRRMLNERPDDVPTPLERMLHEERVVRIPDVLARLPARDAAIVQQRFGLDGSGVEATLEQIGAVHRLTKERVRQILLRVIDDLRDLFDEPTESEITNRAAWMRRSLAESEVLAPMLAVPGTDVTPIQRERAMPLAARSATYTLTLQAAPAPKLFDGILAPLPANGTEHPAVPVAADNGHSSELADIPAIPQNSDIDRVQTALQAAAAAGGMLVTELITTLGINGGRVRAAVHGLAKSGEAERGHDLRWRLVTPKVAPTAPQPAPPSIRSNHSLTPLPSLFDAHS; encoded by the coding sequence GTGCAAAGCGTCCGGGACCATCTCGCTCGCCACTCGTTCCGCAACCTCTTCATTGAGGAGTTGGGATGGGATATCGCATCCGGCGACGCCACGGCAATCGCAGGTCCCACCTCGTTTACGCTGCGGCGCATCGCACACAAGCGAGGGGTTCAGGCGTTCACCTGCGAACTGACGCCCGAACAGTTGACCGATCGGAAGCTCCTCCGCACGATCGAGGCGCAGCTGTCTCAGCAGGCGGTGGAGCATGTCGCCATTTACTTCTGTGAACACCTTCGGCAACAGTGCTGGCAATGGGCCGCCGTCGGCCCCTCGGGCAAGCGACTGCGACATCGCGAGCACCCGTTCACCAGTCGCGTTCCGTCAGACAAGGTCGTCGCGAGGATTCAGGCACTCGCCATTGCATTTGAGGCGGAGGACGCCACGACACTGTCCGACGTGTCCGCCCGGCTCAGAACCTCTTTCGATAATGATCCGGAGTTCTCCAGCTTCTTTCGAGGTGCCCGCTGGCGTGTGCTCAGCGACGCGCTCCACCGGCGCTGGCTGCAGACCCAGACGGATGCGGACCTGAACGCCTTTCTCTCGATCCACCTACCCTTGCTCCCCTGGGCGGCAAAGAAGTTCGCTCCGCGACGGATGGAACAGGAGGATGCCGCAGCAGTCGCGTTCTTCGCCCTGCGCAGGGCTGCCCAGCAGTTCGACCCCGATCACGGTGCGCAGTTTTCAACTTACGCCACGAAGGCGATGATGCAGTGGATCGGACGACTGGCACCGGTCTACACCGACATGATCAAATGTCGGAGTCACCGGTGCCGTGTATTCCGCCAATGCGAGCGCCAGGCCGAGCGGCTTGCCGTGACCTCGGGAGAGTGGCGTGGACGCCGCCTGCTCGAGGTGCTGACACTGCGCAGAACAACGCAGCCCGCCAGCGTGTTCCGCGCTGTACGGCACATCGACACACTGGATGATCGGTCTGCGCCGTTTCGACGCATGCTGAATGAGCGGCCAGACGACGTGCCCACCCCTCTTGAACGGATGCTGCACGAAGAGCGAGTTGTTCGAATCCCCGACGTCCTGGCACGCCTGCCGGCCCGCGATGCCGCCATCGTGCAACAGCGGTTCGGACTCGATGGCAGCGGCGTGGAGGCAACCCTCGAGCAGATAGGAGCCGTACATCGCCTGACCAAGGAGCGGGTGCGACAGATACTTCTTCGGGTTATCGACGACTTGCGCGACCTGTTCGACGAGCCGACAGAGAGCGAAATCACGAATCGTGCCGCGTGGATGCGAAGGTCTCTGGCGGAAAGCGAGGTTCTCGCCCCCATGCTTGCTGTTCCTGGCACGGATGTCACCCCGATCCAGAGAGAGCGGGCGATGCCCCTCGCCGCTCGTTCCGCCACATACACGCTCACCCTTCAAGCCGCTCCTGCACCCAAGCTCTTTGACGGCATTCTGGCGCCGCTACCGGCCAACGGTACTGAGCATCCGGCGGTCCCGGTCGCCGCGGACAATGGTCACTCAAGTGAGCTGGCCGACATTCCGGCGATTCCCCAGAACAGCGACATCGACCGAGTTCAGACCGCGCTTCAAGCCGCTGCTGCGGCTGGCGGGATGCTGGTCACAGAACTCATCACGACGCTGGGAATCAACGGTGGGCGCGTCCGTGCGGCCGTACATGGCCTCGCCAAGTCCGGCGAGGCAGAGCGAGGCCATGACCTGCGTTGGCGGCTGGTCACACCCAAAGTCGCTCCGACGGCTCCCCAGCCCGCACCGCCATCAATTCGATCCAACCATTCGCTCACGCCTCTGCCATCGCTATTCGACGCGCACTCCTGA
- a CDS encoding AIPR family protein encodes MASATALRPVPVEFLVHVDDFRSHRIPGLPNSKVGSCFIRADELVKHLDLDAWLAVNPRVPTRSAKDVLTGHVVRGIQDTLREAPADFALKNQGLYLLVQSVGEYERQRDGGRLRFTMADPLAHGLCNGGHTYAAVREYSERAENPQTLEEVWVRLHLFEGIDPDKVPAMAEGLNRSRQVDDPSLMNLEGQFEAIRKVLHGKPGHKEIAYRQGDPGNYYITEIIRAIMFFNCQRFDSRKHPSTLYRQQKQMLDAFRDDAGQRPSPIALVVPHVHEILVLMDMIAQATPAACKRLKPAFELGRMKGERAGVRAGSAAHKDTPLFFLGTKMDHKIHTGWLLVMLAAFRANVRWDLASGVFEWKTTLAELLPKVIDGLVAICVQEYRDNKSKPDEMARNPAVYDRCYKEIELELLRSGIR; translated from the coding sequence ATGGCCAGCGCCACAGCGCTTCGCCCAGTGCCCGTCGAGTTCTTGGTTCACGTTGACGACTTTCGGTCGCACAGAATTCCGGGCCTCCCAAATTCAAAGGTCGGTTCCTGCTTCATCCGCGCGGATGAGCTAGTCAAGCACTTGGACCTTGACGCGTGGCTCGCCGTCAATCCTCGAGTGCCGACGCGCAGCGCGAAGGACGTCCTCACGGGGCACGTTGTGCGCGGTATTCAGGACACCCTGCGAGAAGCGCCTGCGGACTTCGCGCTGAAGAACCAGGGCCTGTATCTGCTCGTCCAATCTGTCGGAGAGTATGAGCGGCAACGAGATGGTGGTCGCCTGCGCTTCACGATGGCGGACCCACTTGCTCACGGGCTATGCAACGGCGGGCACACCTACGCCGCTGTTCGCGAGTATTCGGAACGTGCAGAGAACCCACAAACGCTTGAAGAGGTCTGGGTTCGCCTCCATCTCTTCGAGGGGATCGATCCCGACAAGGTGCCGGCGATGGCGGAAGGGCTCAACCGCAGTCGCCAGGTAGATGATCCGAGTCTGATGAATCTCGAGGGTCAGTTCGAGGCGATACGGAAGGTGCTCCACGGGAAGCCGGGCCACAAGGAGATCGCCTACAGGCAGGGCGACCCGGGCAACTACTACATCACCGAGATCATCCGGGCGATCATGTTCTTCAACTGCCAGCGGTTCGACAGCCGCAAGCATCCGAGCACACTGTATCGCCAGCAGAAGCAGATGCTGGACGCCTTCCGCGATGATGCGGGCCAGCGCCCGTCTCCCATCGCGCTCGTTGTGCCGCATGTTCACGAGATTCTCGTGCTCATGGACATGATCGCGCAGGCGACGCCGGCCGCGTGCAAGCGACTCAAGCCCGCGTTCGAGCTCGGTCGCATGAAGGGCGAGCGGGCGGGCGTCCGGGCAGGATCTGCCGCGCATAAGGACACGCCGCTGTTCTTCCTCGGCACGAAGATGGATCACAAGATCCACACTGGCTGGTTGCTCGTCATGCTTGCTGCGTTCAGAGCCAACGTGCGATGGGACCTGGCGTCTGGCGTATTCGAATGGAAAACCACGTTGGCAGAGTTGCTCCCGAAAGTCATCGACGGCCTGGTCGCCATCTGCGTCCAGGAGTATCGGGACAACAAGTCCAAGCCCGACGAGATGGCGCGCAACCCAGCTGTGTACGACCGCTGCTACAAGGAAATCGAGCTGGAACTCTTGCGTTCCGGCATCCGCTGA